GTAGGGGATTCACCTAATCGTGATGGTAAACTTGGCTTTGGTTTTTTGAATACTAGAGGCAAATACGTTGGATATCATACAGATAGACGAACGACATGGCAAAAAGATCGATGGTATCACATCATATTTACCTATGACTCTAATACCCCGACACCCAACGACAGCATCGTCACCTTGACACGAACTCCTGAGTTTGCATCAGTACCTGATTTGCAACAAACCTTGACAGACATCGAAGACATACACCCGCTAGTAGCGGGAGGTATTCTTGTAATCGGGGGATCCACAATGACTGATATCTCCCGACATTGGGGAGGTGAGATATCAGACGTTCGCTTTATCAATGGAATTCCAGAGAGATATCTGACTCATCTTGCACAATAAACAAATCGTTAAATACCGAGAGTGGTTCTCGAACACCATTTATATTTTTTATAAAAGAGTAAAAATCAAATGAGACAACAAAAAAAAATCAAAGCCGGTTTTACCTTAATTGAGTTATTAGTCGTAATCGCCATCATTGCGATTTTAATCGCACTCCTGCTTCCAGCTGTACAACAGGCACGTGAAGCGGCCCGACGCAGCACCTGTAAAAACAATTTAAAACAAATTGGACTGGGACTCCACAATTACCACTCTACTTATGGAACATTTCCCGCCAGTCGCATCGGGCCCTATGAAAGCACTTGTAGCAGCTGCACGCCTGACTCTCGTTTCAGTGTGTATGTCCCTTTACTTCCCTTTATCGATCAAGCTCCGCTTTACCAACAAATTACTGGCAATTTGGGAACGTCTTCTTTTGTCTGGAACATAAATTTTGATGCCTACAGAACTAAGTTGCCCATTATCAATTGCCCGTCCGACGTCGATACCGCTGATATCACAAGACTCGGTCAACATAATTATTTGTTTTCGATAGGCGATCGATACAGTAGTCTTGATACAACTTCGCCTGGAGGCCTGCGTGGGATTTTCGGACTTCAATCCAGCGTACGCATGCGCGACATTATCGACGGTACAAGCAATACCGCCATGGTTTCGGAATGCATTCGCCCACCCGGTTCGGGAGCGACAACCCCTGCTAACACCTTTGGTGCTAATTCTAGACTGAATTCAACAAACCCCTCTGCTTGTCTTGCGAGTTTTGTCAATGGCGCTTTCACATCTGGCCCTTCCGGACTCTTAGATAGAGAACGTTCTCTGGGAACGCGCTGGGCCGATGGCCGATCTGGTTATATTAATTTTAATACGATCTTGCCACCTAATGCTCCTGTCTGCAACGGTCAAGCTTCAACAGGTATTTTACCCCCTTCCAGCCGCCATGAAGGGGGCGTGCATCTTCTGTTGGCCGATGGTGCTGTGCGTTTCATTAGCGAAAATATTGACACCGGCGACGTTAGTGCTTCACAGGTCGCATCAGGTGCAAGCCCTTATGGTATCTGGGGCGGACTAGGATCAAAAAATGGGGGAGAACCTTTAGGCGAATTCTAACCTTCATTTCTTGCTAGCACTAATAGAATTCGTGAGTGGAATATACAGTAATTGTGATCTACTCACTTGGATCTACTATCGTTAAAACAGAGGAAACAGAACGCATGCGTTGCATATTGATTACTATTGTACTTACCTTATTCTTAGGCACAGCTTGTTCCGGTACTACAGAGGATAAATGGACAAAACAACGTCCAAAAACTTACCCCGTAACAGGAACAGTCAATTTTGATGGAAAACCATTAGAAGGGGCCACAATCGTGTTTCGCTCTTCTGGTGGTGAACCTCAAGCAGCCGTTGGACGGTCAAACGCTGAAGGAGCGT
The Gimesia aquarii DNA segment above includes these coding regions:
- a CDS encoding DUF1559 domain-containing protein, which produces MRQQKKIKAGFTLIELLVVIAIIAILIALLLPAVQQAREAARRSTCKNNLKQIGLGLHNYHSTYGTFPASRIGPYESTCSSCTPDSRFSVYVPLLPFIDQAPLYQQITGNLGTSSFVWNINFDAYRTKLPIINCPSDVDTADITRLGQHNYLFSIGDRYSSLDTTSPGGLRGIFGLQSSVRMRDIIDGTSNTAMVSECIRPPGSGATTPANTFGANSRLNSTNPSACLASFVNGAFTSGPSGLLDRERSLGTRWADGRSGYINFNTILPPNAPVCNGQASTGILPPSSRHEGGVHLLLADGAVRFISENIDTGDVSASQVASGASPYGIWGGLGSKNGGEPLGEF